The genomic segment GCAGCGGATAATCCGGTCACATCGCTGCTGGACGGAAAAGTTTCTTATCGGTTGTTCCTTGCTGCTCCCGTACCGGCTGAAAACATCGAGTTCAAACTTGAATTTGATGTGGCCTATCTTCAAAATCTCTTTGCAGCCTAATCATACAAGGCAGGTGAATAAACAATGGCAAACAAATCAATTCCTGATCGCCTTAAGGATTACATGATATACAAAAACGGTACAACAGACCTCGTGGGGGTGGCAGATATCCAATTGCCATCCTTTTCTTTTGCTACAGAGGAAGTCAAAGGAGCTGGGGTATTTGGGAGCTTTGAATCTTCTGTCGGGTCCTTCGGCTCTCAAAAAATCACCCTGAATTGGCATTCGATCACAGATAGAATGTTTGACTTTCTGGAGCTGGGTGCTCATCGGCTAGATTGCCGTGGAGCTCTACAAGAACATGATCGTAGCTCTGGTCGTCTGATTACCCGTGCCCTACGGATCGTCGTTCAAGGGCACACCACCAGTGGAGAACTAGGAAAGCTAGAAAAGAACGCAACAACAGATAGCAGTACAGAAATGGAAATTACGTATATCAAAATAGAATTGGACGGAAAAAACATCTTGGAGCTCGACAAATTAAATTACATCTATCGAGTGAACGGCAAGGATCAGTTAGCGGATACGCGTCGGGCGCTTGGACTATAGAAGGGAGTTTTGCAAAAATGAAATTGCCACTGCCATTAGAAAAACCATTGAGGGTAGACGATAAGGAGATAACCTCCCTCACGTTCGATTTCGATAAACTGACAGGCGCGGATGTTATTAATGCTACCGATGAGGCCCGCCAGATTAGCGGATTTTCCCCGAATGACATGCAATCTTCGACTTTCCGGGCGGTGCTTGCCGCAAAAGCTTGCGGAGTCCTCTACCATGATCTATTAAGATTGGGGGCACGGGATTTTTTTCGAGCAGTAACAGCGGCACATGCTTTTTTGCTCGGTATGGATTTGAAGGAGATGGAGGAGATAGAGAAGACGGAGGAATAAGAGAGTTACGGAAACTCGTACTCAATATGGCGAGGAACACGCATACCACCATGGAGTTTTTCCTTGGCATGACTTTGAACGATTTAAATGAATGGGTATCAGCAGCCATGGAAATGACGGAGGGAGGCGAAATGGATGGGTAGGAAACTGTATGAATTCACAATCAAGATGTCTGGGAAAATGAACAGATCGTTCACCAGCGCGTTCGATAACGCTTCCCGCCGTATGCAGGATATGCGAAAAAAAATCAGCGAATATCAGGCATCTATTGAGAAGGCAAATGGCAAACTGCAATCCATGACCACCTTGCACTCGAAAATGTCGGCCGCGATAGCGAAAACCAAGAGCGG from the Brevibacillus brevis genome contains:
- a CDS encoding phage tail assembly protein; this encodes MKLPLPLEKPLRVDDKEITSLTFDFDKLTGADVINATDEARQISGFSPNDMQSSTFRAVLAAKACGVLYHDLLRLGARDFFRAVTAAHAFLLGMDLKEMEEIEKTEE
- a CDS encoding phage major tail tube protein produces the protein MANKSIPDRLKDYMIYKNGTTDLVGVADIQLPSFSFATEEVKGAGVFGSFESSVGSFGSQKITLNWHSITDRMFDFLELGAHRLDCRGALQEHDRSSGRLITRALRIVVQGHTTSGELGKLEKNATTDSSTEMEITYIKIELDGKNILELDKLNYIYRVNGKDQLADTRRALGL